The Homoserinimonas aerilata nucleotide sequence GGCGCGCCGCCGGGGAAGGCCACCGATTCTGAGTCGACAAGGGTCGTGACGGGCCCCGCGGAGTTGAAGACGCCCAGATCGGCGGCGACGATGTCGCCGTTGCGCGGCCACACGATCGAATCCAGCGACCAGGGGAGATCGGTGAGCGTCTCCTGCGTCGGCACGGTCGGTGTGGTGGGCGGCTCCGGGCTGGCACTCGCGGAGGCCGGCGGCGTGCTCGACCCGGGTTCGCCATCCGTCGTGCCGTTGCCGTCGCCCGGGGCGGTGGACTCCTCAGGAAACAGCGTGGGGTCGATGGTGAACGAGAGCGGGCCGGGGATCGTGCCAAGCCCGGCCTGACTCAGCGCCGCGACATCCGCATCCGCGTACCCAAGCGAGAAGGTCTCGTTGTCGGCGGTCGCGAGCCGTTCGAGCCACGCCGTCGCCGAGGCCGGCGCAGTCGTGCCCAGAATGCGGATCGACGCGACGATCATCGGGTCGACGCCGATGGCGACCGGCCTGCCGTTGAGCGAATTCAGCTGCCGGGTCAGCTCGCCCGTCGGAGCGGTGTACGCCTCGAGGAGTTCAGCAGGGATCAGCCCCGCCTCGGCAGGAGGAACCGTGATGGAGCCGACGATCGCGACGCGGCTCGGGTTGCCGTCGGCGGCGGCGACCATGGCATCCGGCCCCGCACTCTCCTGCCGGCTGGCCTCGTCACCCGGATTCGCGGTCGCTCCGGCCGCGACCGAGCCCCCCACAGCAAGGGCGGCGCCGAGCAGGGCGGCACCGAACTTCAGGATCAGGGGCATCGGCCGGCGCGCTTTTTCGCAGTCGGCCAGCATGACGACGATTCTAGGGGGGATGCCTTGGGCCGCGCTGATGGCACGTCGAGCCCCGTTAGTCTGGTGCGATGGAAAGCGTAGCCTCGGCGATCACACGGCTGGCGGCACTGGCAGAAGCTCCCCATATCTCGCGGCTGGCCCGAGCCTTCGCCGACGCCGGCCACGAACTCGCCCTCGTCGGCGGCCCCGTGCGCGACGCCTTCCTCGGGCGCGAACTGCACGACCTCGACTTCACCACCGACGCCCACCCCGACCGCATCGTCGACATCGTCGCCCCGATCGCCCAGACGCACTGGGACATCGGCCGCGCCTTCGGCACCATCGGCGCCGTCATCGACGGGCACACCGTCGAGATCACCACCTACCGCACCGACGCCTACGACGGGGAGACCCGCAAACCCGAGGTCGAGTTCGGCACCTCCCTCGAGGGCGACCTGGTGCGCCGCGACTTCACCGTCAACTCCATGGCGCTGCGGCTGCCCGAGCAGAAACTCGTCGACCCCTCCGGTGGTGTGGAAGACCTTGTCGCGCGACGGCTGGCCACCCCCGCTGCGGCCGACGTGTCCTTCGGCGACGACCCGCTGCGGATGCTCAGGGCCGCCCGCTTCACCTCGCAGCTCGGTTTCGTCGTCACCGACGACGTACAGGAGGCGATGCGCGCGCTCGCCCCCCGCCTCGAGATCATCTCCGCCGAGCGCATCAGCGACGAGCTGTCGAAACTGCTGAGAACGGATGCGCCGCGCGCCGGAATCGAACTGTTGGTCGAGACAGGCCTCGCCGAGCACGTGCTCCCCGAGATCCCGGCGCTGCGCCTGCAGGTCGACGAGCACCACCACCACAAAGACGTCTACCAGCACAGCCTCACCGTGCTCGACCAGGCCATCGACCTGGAACGGGAGAGGCATCCGGATGCGGCGCCCGACCTCACGCTTCGGCTCGCAGCCCTCATGCACGACATCGGAAAGCCCGCCACCAAGCGCACCGAAGCCGGCGGGGTCGTCACCTTCCACCACCATGACGTCGTCGGCGCGAAGCTCGCCGCCAAACGCCTGCGCTCGCTGCGCTTCGACAAGGAGACGGTGACGAGCGTCTCGCGACTCATCGAGCTGCACCTGCGCTTCTTCGGCTACACGGAGGGAGCCTGGACCGACTCGGCGGTGCGCCGCTATGTGCGTGACGCGGGCGACCAGCTGGAGCGACTGCACATCCTCACCCGGGCGGATGTCACCACCCGCAACAGGCGCAAGGCCGACAGGCTCGCCCACGCCTACGACGACCTGGAGGACCGGATCGCCGAACTCTCCGCCCAGGAGGAGATCGCCGCCGTGCGGCCCGACCTCGACGGCGAACAGATCATGGCGCTGCTCGGCATCTCCCCCGGCCGCGAGGTCGGAGAGGCGTACCGGTTCCTGCTCGAACTGCGGCTCGACGAGGGCCCCCTCGGCGAGGAGGAGGCCACCCGCCGCCTGCGCGAATGGCATGCGGAGCGCACCGCGGGTTGAGCGGGTCAGTGGTTGGTGGGTCGAAGCATCCGCATCGCGAGGTCGGCGTAGGAGGTTGCGAGCGCCTCCGGGGTGAGGCGACCTTCGGGCGAGAACCATCTGGCGACGTCGATTCCGAGTGACAGGGCGGCCAGTACGAAGCCCTTGATGTCATCGATGTCGAACTCGCCTTGTGCGACCCCGGCTTCGACCTCGGTCTGCAGCACTGCCTCGATCTCGTGCCGGAGGCCGGCGATGATCGCATGGTGCTGGGGCGTGAGCGCGGCCAGCTGGTATTGGGAGACGCGGGCGATCCGGTGGTTGCGCGCATGCCAGATGGTGAATTCGTAGATCATCCCGCGAACGCGCGACGCGGCGGGAGGGGACTGCCCTGCGGCCTCCCTGAGGGCGCGGAGAGCGGACTCGTGCCCGAGTCGCGCGAGAAGGAAGAGGATCTCTTCTTTTGAGCGGAAGCTCGAGTAGAGGGAGCCGGTGCTCATTCCGGCCTGCTCGCTGATATGCCGGGTGGTCGTGCCCCCGTAGCCAGCGGTGAAGAACGAGTCCAGGGCGGCGTTGGCGAGCTTTCGGGCAGAGAGGGGCTCGACCTCGTCGAGGACCTCGTGGCGGCCTGACAGCTCGACGTGAGTGTTTTCCTGGGGCAATGTCGTTGTCCTTGTCCGCCCTGTTCGGGTTCGAGTGTATCGATCTCGAAGTGATCTGTTGACAACATACACGGGCGATGTAATACGATGAGCGAGCGCTCAGTCATAATCTGGCATCCGATGCAGATCGCCCGCTCAGCGCGTCCTCACGTTTCAAAGGAGAAACCAATGAGCTCAATCCACAGCAGTCGTTCCATGCCACGAAGGTGGGGTTCGGCTGTGCTAGCCGGCGCCATGTCCATCGGGCTCCTCGCCGCATGCTCAGCCACCGGACCAGGCGACACCGCCAAGACGGAAGGGTCACTGAGCGGCGAGACCATCGCCTTCGTCGGCTACGGCGACACCAGCCCCTGGGGTGCGTACTTCAACTCCGTCTATATGCCGGCACTCGAGGCGGAGGGCGCCACCGTCCTCGACCTCACGACGATGGACGCCGGCATCCAGGTGCAGAACTTCAACCAGGCTGTCGCACAGAAGCCGTCCGTCATCGTCACCCTCCTGGTCGACACGCAGGCGATGGTCGGCCCCATGCGCAAGGCGGTCGAGGCCGGCGTCCCCGTGATCGTCGTCGACGGACCGGCAGATCCGGCCATCGCCGATGACCCGGGAATCCGAAGCGTCCTTTCCGACAACGTTGCGCTCGGCGAGCTTGCCGCGACCAACATCATCGAGGGGATCAAGGCGCAGGGCCGGGACGAGGGCAATGTGATCGTCGTCGCAGGCACCCAGGCGATGCTGGTCACCCAAGATCGCATGAAGGGGTTCAACAAGGTCTTCGACGAGAACCCATCCTTCACGATCCTGGATGTCCAGGACGGCAACTGGGACCCGACGCTCTCTGGCACCCTCGCTCAGCAACTTCTGGCCAAGTACGGCCCGGATGGGGTCCAGGGCGCATACGGGATGGCCGACTACATGGCGCTCCCCATCATCAATGCCGCCAAGCAGCTCGGCTTCGCCGTGGGAGGAGAGGACGGACTCATCGTGAGTGGAGGCAACTGCTTCAAGGCGGGCATCGAGTCGATCAGGGCCGGTGAACTCTACGGAACGGCAACGGAGGACCCCGGCACCATTGCGCAGAAGACGGCCGAGTACACGATTGAGCTCCTCACGGGCAAGGAGCCGCCGCGCGTCGTCACCCTCACCGAGGACCGCGTCACAGCCGCCAACCTGGATGAGTTCGCTGACCGATGCAGCAAGGCATAACAGAACCTTTGGAGCGTCAGCCCGTCCTCACAGTGGACGGGCTGACCCTCCGGTTCGGTGACAATCTCGCGGTCGACAACGTCTCGTTCTCCGTGGCCCGCGGAGAGATCCACGGCTTGGTCGGCCACAACGGGGCGGGCAAGAGCACGGTGATCAAGATGCTCACCGGACAGCTGCAACCCGACTCCGGCACGATCGGGCTCGACTCGGAGGCTGCGCGGCTCCGTTCGCGTCGTGCCGCCCAGCGGCAGGGGATCTCGCTGGTGGATCAGGAGCTCAGCCTGGTGCCGGCACTGTCGATCTCCGAGAACATGCGTCTCGGGTCGGTGCGTCTCGGCGCAGCTGATGCGGGCATCCGGCCTCGCCTGACCCACGTGCTCGAACGTGAACTTCTCACGAGCGTCGGGCTTCCCGGCGTGGATGTGAACACCCGGGTCGAGGAGTTGACCCTCGGCCAGAGGCAGCTCGTCGAGATCGCCCGAGCGCTGGGGCAGCGACCACGGGTGATGATCCTGGACGAGCCGACCGCGACGCTGAACGAGACGGAATCCCAGTACGTGTACGCGGCGGTGCGTCGGGTCGCCGAGCAGGGCTGCGCGGTGATCTTCGTCTCGCATCGCCTGGGTGAGGTTCTCGCGCTGTGCGATCACGTGACGGTTCTGCGCGATGCCCGGCTCGTTCGCACCTGCAACTCAGCCGAGACGGACATCGCGACCCTCATGGCCGACATGCTCGGTGAGGCGCCGCACCGCCTGGAGCGACGGGTTCCCGCCCACGACGAGGAGACCCCCGGGCTTTCGATCAGCGGTCTGGCGGTCGGGCGCGAACTGGCTCCCTTCACCCTGGATGCGAGTGCCGGCACGATCTATGCGCTCGCCGGCCAGGTCGGCTCAGGGGCATCCACCGTGCTGCGTGCTCTCGGCGGGCTTGAACCGTCTGCGGTGGGTGCGGTCAGGGTTGCCACTGGCCGACTGCGGCTCGCCGACCCCGCGGCGGCGGCCAAGGCCGGAGTCGTCGTCATATCCAACGACCGCAAGTCGGAAGGGCTCTTCCTGAGCCGTTCGATCGCCACGAACCTGCTGGCGACCAGGCTTTCGGCGATCAGCCGATGGGGTTTCATCCAGAGGATTCGCCAGCGCAGACGTGTCGCCGCCCTGGCCGAGCTGGTCTCGCTTCCGAACGCAGGGCTGGGACGCCCGGTGTCCTCATTGAGCGGGGGCAATCAGCAGAAGGTCTTCATCGCGCGAACACTTCTCCGCGACGACACGCGCGTGCTGCTCATCGACGAACCGACCCGCGGGGTTGACGTCGGCGGCCGCGCGGCGATCCACGGGCTGATCCGCCGGGCAGCCGACGCCGGTGTGACCGTGCTGTTCGCCTCCACCGAGCTGGATGAGCTCGTCGATCTCGCAGACATCATCATCACCATGAAGGACGGAAGAGTGGTTCGGCAGCACAGTGGCACAGTATCGGCCAATGAGCTCATGTACGACATGGTCCACATCTCGGAGGGCACCCCATGACCGGAGCCATGACCGCCGCGACGACGGATACGAGCGCGAGCACGGGCATCCGCAATCTTCCGTGGCAAAAGGTGACGATCGCCGTCGTCATCGTCGCGCTCGCCGTGCTGTGCGCGACGACCCCCCAGTTCTTCACCATCAACAATGCGAAGGCGATTCTCGCCTCCGCGAGCATCGTGGGGCTCGCCGCGCTCGGCGGAACATTCATCATGATCGTCGGATCCATCGTCTCCCTGGCCACGGCACAGACGATGGCAGTGATCGCCATGGTCTTCCTCGCCTCGCAGCAGCTCGGGCTTGTGCCGGCCATCGCCGTGGCCCTCTTGGCGGGCGCCGCGATCCAGGCGATCCAGGGCGCTCTGGTCGGCTATTGGTCCGCCAATCCTGTCGTCCTCACCATCGCCGCCGCGTTCGCACTGACAGGACTGGCCACCTTCGTCACCGGAGGAACGACCGTCTACCCCACGGTGAACAACTTCGAGGTGCTGAACTCGACGCCGCTCGGAATCCCGCTGAGCGTCTTCGTCTTCATCGGCGCTGCCGTCCTGGCTGAGATCATCCTGCGCAGAACAGTTCGAGGCCAGCAGATGTATCTGGTGGGCGAGAATCGACGGGCGGCGCGAGCAGCGGGCCTGCCGGTGCCGCACATCGTGCTCTTCGCCTGGGTCGTCGGCGGCGTCCTCCTTGCCGTCGGCGCGCTCTTCCTCGCCGCGTTCAACACCACGGCAACCATCAACCTCGGCGGAACGATCACCTTCGACGCCATTGCGGCGGTGCTGGCCGGAGGCACAGCCATCGCCGGTGGAAAGGGCTCAGCCCTACGCACCGTGGGAGGAACGCTCGCCATCGCGATCATCGCCGACCTGCTGCTGTTGCGCGGATTCTCGACCGGTGCCCAACTGCTCGTCAAGGGCCTGCTGGTGCTTGTGCTCGTCATCGTGGTGCATCTCGAATCGAAGAGGGAAAAGTGATGATCGCCAGGAACATCCGGCGTACAGAGACGCTCGTCCCGTTGCTCGCCATAGTGGTGGTGGTGCTGATCTTTGCCGTCACCGCGGCCGCCACCGGGCGCACCGTAACCATCTTCGATGGTTACAACATGCTGCAGGGCCTCGCCCAACTCGGTCTGCTCGCGTTGGCGCTCGGCATCACCATGATCGCAGGCGAGTTCGACGTCTCCGTGGTGGGGGTCTCTGCCCTCGGCGGGATGGTGGCCGTGCAACTCGGCCAACAGGATCCGCTGTTCGGCGTCGCGGCCGGCGTGCTCGCCGGCTTGGTGGTCGGGCTCGTGCAGGGCACGGTGATCGCCAAGTTCCGACTCTCGTCGATGCCGGTGACGATTGCCAGCTATATCGCCCTGCTGGGGCTCACCTCGGTTCTCTCCGGCGGACTCTCGGTGACATACACCAATGTTGAGGCCTCCATGTGGGTGGACCAGACGATTCTCGGCGTCCTGTCGCCTCGCAGCATCATCGTGCTGCTCATCTTCGTGATCGTGGCCGTTGTTCTTGCATCCACTCGCCTGGGTCCGGAACTGCGGGCCCTCGGCGACGATCGCCGAGCCGCCAGAGTGTCCGGCGTTCCCGTCGATCGCAGGCTGATCGGCGTGTTCGCGGTCTCCGGCATGCTGGCCGCACTCAGCGGGGCGCTGCTGAACTTCAGTTACTCGAGTGCGAACCCCAACCCGGGCATGCAGCCGCTGGTGCTGGCGGCGGTCGCGGCGCTGATCGGCGGAGTCTCGCTCTCCGGCGGGCGAGGCTCCGGCACCGGCCTGCTGTTCGGTGCGCTTGCTGTCGCAGTGCTCTCGCAGACCGTCGTCTTCGCGGCGCTTCCCGGCTTCGTCACCCAGCTCATCTTCGCGACCTTCCTCGCCCTGGTGGTGCTCGCAGATGCTCCGGGGTTGCGAGACCGTATTGGTGGCATCCGAACCCGCCTGAGAAGCAGGCAGCAGGATGGCGTGACAGAGATCGCCGTCCTCCCCGACCGAAACACTGAGAGTTGAAGGAGCACAGCATGACTGCTCACACCGAGATCCTGCTGGAGGGCCTCCGATTCCCGGAGGGCTGTCGTTGGCACGACGGACAACTGTGGTTCAGCGATATGCATTCCGGCACCGTGCACCGGGTGGATGCTGATGGCTCGAATCTGACGACGGTGATGACTGTCGACGACCGGCTCTCGGGCATCGATTGGCTACCGGACGGCTCCCTTGTGGTGAGCGGGATGCTGACGCGCAAGGTGTACCGGCTTGGTTCGGATGGCGAGGTGACGGTGTTCGCGGACCTCTCTGCGGCCACGCCGTATCCGATCAATGACCTGATTCGGATGCCTTCGGGAAGCCTTCTCATCGGCGGCTTCGGCTACGACCTCTACGCCGACGAGCCTGCCCAGGGAGGGCCGCTCATCCATGTCGACGCCTCGGGCGCGTGGTCGGTGGTCGCCGATGATCTGACGTTCCCGAACGGCATGGTTCTGCTCACCAGCGGGGAGCTGGTGGTGGCCGAGACCTTCGGGAGCCGCCTCACCGCGTATGACGTGGATGCAGGGGGGCGCCCCCACAACAAGCGGCTGTGGGCGGAACTCCCCGAGGGCAGCACTCCCGACGGCCTGTGCCGAGACAGCGAGGACGCCATCTGGGTCTCATCGATTGTGACGAAGGAGTTCCTGCGGGTGACGGAGGGAGGCACGGTCACAGACGTCATCGACCTGGGTGATCGCCTCGCCGTCGACTGCGTTCTCGGCGGCGAGGATGGACGCAGCCTCCTGCTGTCGACGGCGAACAGCTTCCAGCCGGACGAGACCGAGATTCGCGCCGGCCGTATCGAACGCATCATCGTCGATGTGCCCGGAGAGACCGCATGATGCCCGACGCGGTGATCGTCTCTGCGGCGCGATCACCGATCGGGCGCGCGGTCAAGGGCTCACTGGCGGAGATGCGCCCGGATGACCTGCTCGCGGGGATGATCGAGGCCACTCTCACGCAGCTCCCCGGGTTCGACGCTCGCGAGCTGGATGACATCCTGGTGGGCTGCGGCCAGCCTGCCGGGGAGTCTGGCTTCAACATCGCTCGCGCTGTGGCGGTGCGCCTCGGCCTGGACTCGGTGCCGGGCACCACCGTGAATCGCTACTGTTCGTCGTCGCTCCAGACCACACGCATGGCCTTCCATGCGATCCGTTCCGGCGAGGGCGAGGCCTTCATCTCGGGCGGCGTCGAGACGGTGTCGCGCTACCGCCTGGGCAGCGCCGACGGATGGCCGAACACCCGCAATCCGCTGTTCGACGCTGCAGCGGAGAGGACGCAGGACGGCCTGCGCGACGACTCGAAAGAGTGGGTCGATCCGCGCTCGATGGGACTGTTGCCGGATGTCTACATCGAGATGGGCGCCACCGCTGAGAATGTGGCGCGACTGTGTGACATCAGCCGAGAGGAGATGGATGCCTTCGCCCTCCTGTCGCAGCATCGGGCAGAGAAGGCGATCGCCGATGGCTTCTGGAAGCGCGACATCACCCCGGTGACTCTGCCCGACGGTTCCGTCGTCGATGCCGACGATGGTCCGCGTGCGGGTGTCACCGCAGCGGCGTTGGCCGGGTTGACGCCGGCCTTCCGGGAGGACGGTCGGGTGACGGCGGGCAACTGCTGCCCGCTCAACGATGGTGCGGCAGCGCTCGTGATCATGAGCGACACCAAGGCGAGGCAGCTGGGCTTGCAGCCACTGGCCCGCATTGTGGCCACGGGCGTGAGCGCGCTGTCGCCGGAGATCATGGGCCTGGGCCCGGTGGAGGCGTCGCGGCAGGCGCTGCTGCGGGCGGGACTCGGCATCGACGACATCGACCTGGTCGAGATCAACGAGGCCTTTGCCGCGCAGGTGATTCCGTCGCAGCGACAACTCGGTATCGACCCGGAGAGGTTGAACGTCTTCGGCGGCGCTATCGCGGTCGGACATCCGTTCGGTATGACCGGCGCGCGCCTCACGACAACGCTCATCCATGGGCTGCGGGAGAAGGACAAGCAATTTGGACTGGAGACGATGTGTGTGGCGGGCGGACAGGGCATGGCGATGATCATCGAGAGACTGACATGAGCGAGAACACGAAAACGGCCATCGTCACCGGCGGCGCACGGGGCATCGGCGCCGCCGTGGCCAAGCGTCTGGCCGAGGATGGCTTTGCCGTCGGGGTCCTGGACATCGACGAGGTGGCCTGCGCAAACACCGTTGAGCAGATCCGAGCTGCGGGCGGACGGGCCATCACCCTCGGGGCAGACGTTTCGAACGAGGAACAGGTGGAGGAGGCGGTCGCTCGCTGTGCCCGGGAACTCGGCGCGCCGGTCGTCCTGATCAACAATGCCGGGATCATCCGGGACAACCCCCTGTTCAAGATGTCGACGCAGGAGTGGGATCTGGTGCTCTCCATTCACCTGAAGGGTTCGTTCCTCATGACTCGCGCGGTGCAGAGTCACATGACCAAATCCGGATGGGGG carries:
- a CDS encoding acetyl-CoA C-acetyltransferase, whose translation is MPDAVIVSAARSPIGRAVKGSLAEMRPDDLLAGMIEATLTQLPGFDARELDDILVGCGQPAGESGFNIARAVAVRLGLDSVPGTTVNRYCSSSLQTTRMAFHAIRSGEGEAFISGGVETVSRYRLGSADGWPNTRNPLFDAAAERTQDGLRDDSKEWVDPRSMGLLPDVYIEMGATAENVARLCDISREEMDAFALLSQHRAEKAIADGFWKRDITPVTLPDGSVVDADDGPRAGVTAAALAGLTPAFREDGRVTAGNCCPLNDGAAALVIMSDTKARQLGLQPLARIVATGVSALSPEIMGLGPVEASRQALLRAGLGIDDIDLVEINEAFAAQVIPSQRQLGIDPERLNVFGGAIAVGHPFGMTGARLTTTLIHGLREKDKQFGLETMCVAGGQGMAMIIERLT
- a CDS encoding TetR/AcrR family transcriptional regulator, which gives rise to MPQENTHVELSGRHEVLDEVEPLSARKLANAALDSFFTAGYGGTTTRHISEQAGMSTGSLYSSFRSKEEILFLLARLGHESALRALREAAGQSPPAASRVRGMIYEFTIWHARNHRIARVSQYQLAALTPQHHAIIAGLRHEIEAVLQTEVEAGVAQGEFDIDDIKGFVLAALSLGIDVARWFSPEGRLTPEALATSYADLAMRMLRPTNH
- a CDS encoding ABC transporter permease: MTGAMTAATTDTSASTGIRNLPWQKVTIAVVIVALAVLCATTPQFFTINNAKAILASASIVGLAALGGTFIMIVGSIVSLATAQTMAVIAMVFLASQQLGLVPAIAVALLAGAAIQAIQGALVGYWSANPVVLTIAAAFALTGLATFVTGGTTVYPTVNNFEVLNSTPLGIPLSVFVFIGAAVLAEIILRRTVRGQQMYLVGENRRAARAAGLPVPHIVLFAWVVGGVLLAVGALFLAAFNTTATINLGGTITFDAIAAVLAGGTAIAGGKGSALRTVGGTLAIAIIADLLLLRGFSTGAQLLVKGLLVLVLVIVVHLESKREK
- the fabG gene encoding 3-oxoacyl-ACP reductase FabG gives rise to the protein MSENTKTAIVTGGARGIGAAVAKRLAEDGFAVGVLDIDEVACANTVEQIRAAGGRAITLGADVSNEEQVEEAVARCARELGAPVVLINNAGIIRDNPLFKMSTQEWDLVLSIHLKGSFLMTRAVQSHMTKSGWGRIINMSSISALGNKGQSNYAAAKAGIQGFTKTLAIELGKFGVTANCIAPGYIETDMLVQTADRMGISYDEFASKMVAETAVARMGQPEDIAAAVAFFARDDASFVTGQILYVAGGPYA
- a CDS encoding sugar ABC transporter ATP-binding protein gives rise to the protein MDGLTLRFGDNLAVDNVSFSVARGEIHGLVGHNGAGKSTVIKMLTGQLQPDSGTIGLDSEAARLRSRRAAQRQGISLVDQELSLVPALSISENMRLGSVRLGAADAGIRPRLTHVLERELLTSVGLPGVDVNTRVEELTLGQRQLVEIARALGQRPRVMILDEPTATLNETESQYVYAAVRRVAEQGCAVIFVSHRLGEVLALCDHVTVLRDARLVRTCNSAETDIATLMADMLGEAPHRLERRVPAHDEETPGLSISGLAVGRELAPFTLDASAGTIYALAGQVGSGASTVLRALGGLEPSAVGAVRVATGRLRLADPAAAAKAGVVVISNDRKSEGLFLSRSIATNLLATRLSAISRWGFIQRIRQRRRVAALAELVSLPNAGLGRPVSSLSGGNQQKVFIARTLLRDDTRVLLIDEPTRGVDVGGRAAIHGLIRRAADAGVTVLFASTELDELVDLADIIITMKDGRVVRQHSGTVSANELMYDMVHISEGTP
- a CDS encoding SMP-30/gluconolactonase/LRE family protein, with protein sequence MTAHTEILLEGLRFPEGCRWHDGQLWFSDMHSGTVHRVDADGSNLTTVMTVDDRLSGIDWLPDGSLVVSGMLTRKVYRLGSDGEVTVFADLSAATPYPINDLIRMPSGSLLIGGFGYDLYADEPAQGGPLIHVDASGAWSVVADDLTFPNGMVLLTSGELVVAETFGSRLTAYDVDAGGRPHNKRLWAELPEGSTPDGLCRDSEDAIWVSSIVTKEFLRVTEGGTVTDVIDLGDRLAVDCVLGGEDGRSLLLSTANSFQPDETEIRAGRIERIIVDVPGETA
- a CDS encoding ABC transporter permease encodes the protein MIARNIRRTETLVPLLAIVVVVLIFAVTAAATGRTVTIFDGYNMLQGLAQLGLLALALGITMIAGEFDVSVVGVSALGGMVAVQLGQQDPLFGVAAGVLAGLVVGLVQGTVIAKFRLSSMPVTIASYIALLGLTSVLSGGLSVTYTNVEASMWVDQTILGVLSPRSIIVLLIFVIVAVVLASTRLGPELRALGDDRRAARVSGVPVDRRLIGVFAVSGMLAALSGALLNFSYSSANPNPGMQPLVLAAVAALIGGVSLSGGRGSGTGLLFGALAVAVLSQTVVFAALPGFVTQLIFATFLALVVLADAPGLRDRIGGIRTRLRSRQQDGVTEIAVLPDRNTES
- a CDS encoding sugar ABC transporter substrate-binding protein, giving the protein MSSIHSSRSMPRRWGSAVLAGAMSIGLLAACSATGPGDTAKTEGSLSGETIAFVGYGDTSPWGAYFNSVYMPALEAEGATVLDLTTMDAGIQVQNFNQAVAQKPSVIVTLLVDTQAMVGPMRKAVEAGVPVIVVDGPADPAIADDPGIRSVLSDNVALGELAATNIIEGIKAQGRDEGNVIVVAGTQAMLVTQDRMKGFNKVFDENPSFTILDVQDGNWDPTLSGTLAQQLLAKYGPDGVQGAYGMADYMALPIINAAKQLGFAVGGEDGLIVSGGNCFKAGIESIRAGELYGTATEDPGTIAQKTAEYTIELLTGKEPPRVVTLTEDRVTAANLDEFADRCSKA
- a CDS encoding CCA tRNA nucleotidyltransferase, whose protein sequence is MESVASAITRLAALAEAPHISRLARAFADAGHELALVGGPVRDAFLGRELHDLDFTTDAHPDRIVDIVAPIAQTHWDIGRAFGTIGAVIDGHTVEITTYRTDAYDGETRKPEVEFGTSLEGDLVRRDFTVNSMALRLPEQKLVDPSGGVEDLVARRLATPAAADVSFGDDPLRMLRAARFTSQLGFVVTDDVQEAMRALAPRLEIISAERISDELSKLLRTDAPRAGIELLVETGLAEHVLPEIPALRLQVDEHHHHKDVYQHSLTVLDQAIDLERERHPDAAPDLTLRLAALMHDIGKPATKRTEAGGVVTFHHHDVVGAKLAAKRLRSLRFDKETVTSVSRLIELHLRFFGYTEGAWTDSAVRRYVRDAGDQLERLHILTRADVTTRNRRKADRLAHAYDDLEDRIAELSAQEEIAAVRPDLDGEQIMALLGISPGREVGEAYRFLLELRLDEGPLGEEEATRRLREWHAERTAG